A single genomic interval of Halobacillus halophilus DSM 2266 harbors:
- a CDS encoding putative polysaccharide biosynthesis protein encodes MSNHSSPSVLKGAFILTVAGLLSKILSAGYRVPLQNITGDLGFYIYQQVYPILGLAIVLSLYGFPAAISKLVSEITEEQRSLSVPSFYLPVFCWLMGICGSIFIVGFTQAPWIADIMGDEKLIPSLRSAFCVFLIVPFVSLFRGVFQGSNQMKQTAVSQVIEQIIRVTIIILTAVLVMKRGSMYAIGIGASAASFLGAVGAFMVLAAYFKNSHNWTFKRWSSSFSYIKPIFFYGLFICFNYMLLLSFQMVDALTLIPGLRQAGVDLEAARIWKGIFDRGQPLIQLGTVLASSVALAVIPSVTRTRFMKNPKEVERYVFASTKFSLIIALGAAVGLIILFPSINALFFQDTEGTGPLRILMLVILFSSVSITTSSVLQGLGYVSHTAVIVISGVFVKYLMNAWLIPVYELKGAAFATIIAAAFVLFGNIVILGKDYSIRKWAGLPWVALLAALTGMAGLLTAVTSIAGYDIFESSRLGLLVYTLTLTAAGAGVYFILLLRLGAFFSYEVKVLPFHKWLIRLLPKGMKQ; translated from the coding sequence ATGAGCAATCATTCCTCCCCCTCTGTGCTGAAGGGGGCATTTATATTAACGGTTGCTGGACTTCTTAGTAAAATACTTAGTGCAGGTTATCGAGTGCCTCTTCAAAATATAACTGGAGACCTAGGTTTTTATATTTACCAGCAAGTGTACCCAATTCTCGGGCTCGCCATCGTTTTATCTCTCTATGGATTCCCTGCCGCAATTTCTAAGCTTGTTTCGGAAATCACTGAAGAACAGCGTTCCCTTTCCGTACCTTCCTTCTATCTTCCTGTCTTTTGCTGGCTGATGGGGATATGCGGGAGTATTTTTATAGTAGGTTTTACACAGGCTCCATGGATAGCAGATATAATGGGTGACGAAAAGCTTATCCCATCTTTAAGATCTGCTTTTTGCGTGTTTTTAATCGTTCCTTTTGTTTCATTGTTTCGCGGAGTTTTTCAAGGAAGCAATCAGATGAAACAGACAGCCGTTTCGCAAGTAATCGAACAGATCATACGGGTCACCATCATCATTTTGACAGCTGTTTTAGTGATGAAGCGGGGAAGTATGTATGCCATTGGAATTGGAGCATCCGCTGCTTCATTTCTCGGAGCTGTGGGAGCTTTCATGGTGCTGGCAGCTTATTTTAAGAATTCACATAACTGGACTTTTAAACGTTGGTCTTCATCCTTTTCATACATAAAACCTATTTTCTTTTATGGTCTGTTTATCTGTTTTAATTATATGCTTTTATTGTCTTTTCAAATGGTTGATGCTTTAACCCTGATTCCAGGTCTGCGCCAGGCGGGAGTGGATTTGGAAGCGGCTCGAATCTGGAAGGGGATTTTCGATCGCGGTCAGCCTCTGATTCAACTGGGGACGGTTCTTGCTTCTTCCGTTGCGTTAGCTGTGATTCCATCCGTTACGAGAACCCGTTTCATGAAGAACCCGAAAGAAGTTGAAAGGTACGTGTTTGCCTCAACCAAATTCAGTTTAATCATCGCACTAGGGGCTGCAGTCGGATTAATTATTTTGTTCCCATCCATTAACGCTTTGTTCTTCCAAGATACGGAAGGTACAGGACCTCTTAGAATATTAATGCTTGTTATTCTTTTTAGTTCGGTTTCCATCACAACCTCTTCTGTACTTCAGGGACTAGGTTATGTCAGTCATACAGCGGTTATTGTCATAAGCGGGGTATTCGTTAAATATCTTATGAACGCGTGGCTGATCCCCGTTTATGAATTAAAAGGGGCCGCTTTTGCTACGATAATAGCTGCCGCTTTTGTTTTATTTGGAAATATCGTAATCTTAGGGAAAGATTACTCAATAAGAAAATGGGCAGGATTACCCTGGGTGGCTTTACTTGCTGCTTTAACAGGAATGGCAGGATTGCTGACTGCCGTCACCAGTATAGCTGGATACGACATTTTTGAGTCCAGCCGGCTGGGACTCTTGGTTTATACGTTAACCTTAACAGCAGCAGGAGCCGGTGTATATTTTATACTACTGCTCCGACTCGGGGCCTTTTTCAGCTATGAAGTAAAAGTCCTGCCTTTTCATAAATGGTTGATACGATTACTTCCGAAAGGGATGAAACAATGA
- the yabN gene encoding bifunctional methyltransferase/pyrophosphohydrolase YabN, whose product MNKITVVGLGAGDLNQLPLGIYRLLQNENQEIFVRTSDHPVLQELKKEGLHFESFDHVYEEKAQFEDVYKEIVRQLVEAAEYQDMVYVVPGHPMLAEKTVQLLIEKRKQGKVDLRIEGGHSYLDAAFSSLEIDPIEGLQFLDATDLKREEIQFRNHTILCQVSDAGVASEVKLTLLEDLPPEYPVTVVTAAGSKGEKLATVPLADLDRSIKVNNLTSVYVPPVEKQKLNHQFARLREIIRILRSPEGCPWDRKQTHESLRKYLIEEAYEFIDAVNRQDDEHMVEELGDVLLQVMLHSQIGEDEGFFTVDDVIVSITEKMIRRHPHVFDEATAENAEEVVTNWETIKMEEKGTKPVSILESVPASFPGLLQAEELQKKAAKVGFDWDSPEPVIEKVKEEWEEFQEARLNKDQEEMEKEFGDWLFAIANLGRHYGINSENALQRTNQKFRTRLFSMEQTAETGGKTLADYDLDELEQLWVDAKLKHKGAE is encoded by the coding sequence ATGAATAAAATTACTGTCGTGGGGCTTGGAGCAGGAGATCTGAATCAATTGCCCCTTGGAATATATCGTTTGTTACAGAATGAAAACCAGGAGATTTTCGTCCGTACCTCCGATCATCCTGTGCTTCAGGAATTAAAAAAAGAAGGCCTGCATTTCGAAAGCTTTGACCATGTTTATGAAGAAAAAGCACAGTTTGAAGACGTATATAAAGAAATTGTCCGGCAGCTTGTGGAAGCAGCAGAGTATCAGGATATGGTTTATGTGGTACCGGGCCATCCGATGCTTGCTGAAAAAACGGTACAACTATTAATTGAAAAGAGAAAACAAGGAAAAGTCGACCTTCGTATAGAAGGGGGTCACAGTTATCTGGATGCTGCATTTTCATCACTGGAAATCGACCCAATTGAAGGCTTGCAGTTTTTAGATGCAACAGATTTGAAGCGGGAAGAGATTCAGTTCCGCAACCACACCATTCTATGTCAGGTTTCTGACGCTGGAGTGGCTTCTGAAGTGAAGTTAACGCTGCTTGAAGACTTACCTCCTGAATATCCAGTCACAGTGGTTACAGCAGCTGGCAGCAAGGGAGAGAAACTAGCCACGGTGCCTCTGGCAGATTTAGACCGAAGCATTAAGGTCAACAATTTAACCAGCGTTTATGTTCCTCCAGTAGAAAAACAAAAACTCAATCATCAATTTGCTCGGTTGAGGGAGATTATTCGTATCTTGCGTAGTCCGGAAGGCTGTCCGTGGGATCGAAAGCAAACTCATGAATCACTGCGTAAATATTTGATAGAAGAAGCTTATGAATTCATCGATGCTGTAAACAGGCAGGATGATGAACATATGGTTGAAGAATTAGGAGATGTTCTTCTGCAAGTGATGCTTCATAGCCAAATTGGAGAAGATGAAGGATTTTTCACAGTGGATGACGTAATAGTATCGATAACAGAAAAAATGATTCGTCGTCATCCTCATGTATTTGATGAAGCAACAGCTGAAAATGCTGAAGAGGTAGTTACGAATTGGGAGACCATTAAGATGGAAGAGAAGGGTACGAAACCAGTTTCTATCCTTGAATCAGTGCCCGCGAGTTTTCCAGGGCTTTTACAGGCAGAGGAATTGCAAAAGAAAGCCGCTAAAGTTGGCTTTGACTGGGACTCTCCAGAACCTGTTATTGAAAAAGTAAAAGAAGAGTGGGAAGAGTTCCAGGAAGCACGTCTGAACAAAGATCAGGAAGAGATGGAAAAAGAATTTGGAGACTGGCTGTTTGCCATTGCGAATTTAGGCAGGCACTATGGGATAAATAGTGAAAACGCCCTGCAGCGTACGAATCAGAAGTTCAGAACCAGACTCTTCTCAATGGAGCAAACCGCAGAAACAGGCGGGAAGACCTTAGCTGATTATGATTTAGACGAGCTGGAGCAATTATGGGTGGATGCTAAACTAAAGCATAAAGGAGCGGAATAA
- a CDS encoding RNA-binding S4 domain-containing protein has protein sequence MRLDKFMKISRLIKRRTLAKEIADQGRISINGNQSKASSNVDIGDELTIQFGQKILTIEIKSLKENVNKNEAASLYEIKKEEPVK, from the coding sequence ATGCGCTTAGATAAATTTATGAAAATTTCCCGACTGATTAAAAGACGGACCTTGGCGAAGGAAATCGCAGATCAAGGCCGTATCAGCATCAATGGAAATCAAAGTAAAGCCTCAAGCAATGTAGATATTGGGGACGAGTTAACCATTCAGTTTGGGCAAAAGATTTTAACCATTGAGATTAAGTCGCTTAAGGAAAATGTAAATAAAAATGAAGCGGCGTCTCTGTATGAAATCAAGAAAGAAGAACCAGTCAAATAA
- a CDS encoding IS4-like element ISHaha1 family transposase, which translates to MDLSKHLRSMAQAITETLGDHSLRQTAKETGFLKRTSKLKPEAFLSLCTLLKDSVGKNTLPNLCSQISYEFHTFISKQALHERFNDKAVSFLKQVYKQLADKQEITSSVLEHHSLFSRLRIMDATSFRLPSSYSDYPGVQGHGVKVQLEYEWLRGKLLYHKIQAEAKSDKDAARDQMESLEPGDLLLRDLGYYSARLIKEMESKGAFFISRVPSQTKFWTGSSKEGWIQIKPEEDLKHKVSGETIDYGFIKVGGDSRSSYVARIVAQKLTLQQQKQRERALHLKRQKGHQTLSANQRTQIQILVTNVTQEDLAAQDLYPLYSIRWQVEILFKAWKSLFEMDDVRKINQDRLECHLYGTLIEILLSSMVTFQCRHYLYWKHRIEASEYKCMDIVKQALPYLVSPIKSDSKSVVKILEAIFENARRHGRKDHKEKHESPFDVLGLTYK; encoded by the coding sequence ATGGATCTTAGTAAACACCTTCGGTCTATGGCTCAAGCTATTACAGAAACTTTAGGAGATCATTCTCTACGACAAACAGCTAAAGAAACGGGATTTTTGAAACGGACCAGTAAACTTAAACCAGAAGCATTCTTAAGTTTATGCACCCTCTTAAAAGATTCCGTGGGCAAAAACACCTTACCTAACTTATGTAGCCAAATCTCCTACGAATTCCATACTTTTATCTCTAAACAAGCTTTGCATGAACGTTTTAACGATAAAGCGGTTTCCTTTCTAAAACAAGTATATAAGCAATTAGCCGATAAGCAGGAAATAACTTCGTCGGTTTTGGAACATCATTCATTATTCTCGCGCCTTAGAATTATGGATGCGACATCTTTTCGTCTGCCCAGCTCTTACTCCGATTATCCAGGAGTACAGGGGCATGGAGTTAAAGTACAACTAGAATATGAATGGCTCAGGGGCAAGTTACTCTACCATAAGATTCAAGCAGAAGCTAAAAGTGATAAAGATGCCGCACGTGATCAGATGGAGTCATTGGAACCAGGGGATCTACTGTTACGGGATTTAGGTTATTATTCGGCAAGATTAATAAAGGAGATGGAGAGTAAAGGGGCATTTTTCATTAGCAGAGTGCCGAGCCAAACCAAGTTTTGGACCGGGAGTTCGAAAGAAGGTTGGATACAAATTAAGCCTGAGGAAGATCTGAAACATAAGGTTTCGGGAGAAACCATTGATTATGGATTCATAAAAGTGGGAGGAGATTCACGAAGTTCCTATGTGGCTCGCATTGTAGCTCAGAAGCTTACGCTTCAACAACAAAAGCAACGGGAAAGAGCGTTACATTTAAAAAGGCAGAAAGGTCACCAGACCCTTTCTGCCAATCAAAGAACTCAAATTCAAATCCTTGTGACCAATGTAACACAGGAAGATTTGGCCGCTCAAGACCTTTACCCTTTGTATTCCATAAGGTGGCAGGTAGAGATCTTATTTAAAGCTTGGAAATCCCTATTTGAAATGGATGATGTCCGAAAAATAAATCAAGATCGATTGGAATGTCATTTATATGGAACGTTAATTGAGATTCTTCTCTCTTCCATGGTGACTTTCCAGTGTCGTCACTATTTATATTGGAAACACCGAATAGAAGCAAGTGAATATAAGTGCATGGATATCGTGAAACAGGCTTTGCCATATCTAGTGTCTCCAATAAAATCTGATTCGAAGAGTGTCGTAAAGATATTAGAAGCTATCTTCGAAAACGCTAGGCGACACGGCAGGAAAGACCACAAAGAAAAACATGAAAGTCCGTTCGATGTTTTAGGATTAACTTATAAATAA
- the yabP gene encoding sporulation protein YabP, which translates to MEGYDKNQNLRSQPQVEHNVKIWNRRNIEISGVKEVDSFDSEEFLLQTSMGYLVVRGQNLQMKNLDLDSGLVSIKGKIYDMSYLDEHQGEKAKGLFSKLFK; encoded by the coding sequence ATGGAAGGTTACGATAAAAACCAGAACTTGCGCAGCCAGCCGCAGGTCGAGCATAATGTGAAAATATGGAACAGAAGAAACATAGAAATTTCAGGCGTGAAAGAAGTCGATAGTTTTGATAGCGAGGAATTTCTTCTTCAAACTTCCATGGGTTACTTAGTGGTCAGAGGCCAGAATCTCCAAATGAAAAATTTAGATCTTGACTCAGGTCTTGTATCCATTAAAGGAAAAATATATGACATGTCTTACTTGGACGAGCATCAAGGGGAGAAAGCTAAAGGATTATTTAGCAAGCTCTTCAAATGA
- the yabQ gene encoding spore cortex biosynthesis protein YabQ: MTLTTQFVTILSMIAGGIFVGASFDTFERLFHRRNKKSWFEIIYQLTFWIFQAAFLFYLLYLANYGELRVYVFLAVLCGYAAYRALLQSSYMKMLEVWIRVVTSILRGIKRIFFHLIFIPLKSIFFLIITLLIGIFKILLKGIFLLFLVAFYPIKVVFRLIWRLLPKNTRNYLRRLAGFLDKIKNIGINWFKKFRK, encoded by the coding sequence ATGACGCTTACAACCCAATTCGTTACCATCCTTTCGATGATAGCTGGGGGAATATTCGTAGGTGCTTCTTTTGACACATTTGAACGTCTTTTCCATAGAAGGAATAAGAAGAGCTGGTTTGAAATCATCTATCAGCTCACCTTCTGGATTTTTCAAGCCGCTTTTCTTTTTTATCTTTTATATTTAGCTAACTATGGGGAATTGCGTGTCTATGTGTTTTTAGCGGTGTTATGCGGGTATGCAGCTTACCGCGCCTTACTTCAATCAAGTTACATGAAAATGCTTGAAGTATGGATCCGGGTGGTTACCTCTATTTTACGTGGCATAAAGAGAATATTCTTCCATTTAATTTTTATCCCGTTAAAATCCATCTTCTTCCTAATTATCACTTTACTTATTGGTATTTTTAAGATACTTTTAAAAGGTATATTCTTATTATTTCTTGTCGCATTTTATCCAATTAAGGTTGTTTTTCGATTGATTTGGCGATTATTGCCGAAAAACACGAGAAATTACTTAAGGCGTTTAGCAGGGTTTTTGGATAAAATCAAGAATATAGGGATCAATTGGTTTAAAAAATTCCGTAAGTAA
- a CDS encoding FtsB family cell division protein: MAKTQSESVARLDSTYMKHYDAYMERHQKKKKRLVRRLVMFALLVMIVAGSMVIYHVNQQSLYADKHQKYEELQQEMSTLEKEQKDLNEEIKLLNDEEYVLQIARTNYFYSKEGEIIFKMPNEDPSY, encoded by the coding sequence ATGGCAAAAACACAATCGGAGTCAGTAGCTCGCTTAGATTCTACATACATGAAGCACTACGATGCGTACATGGAAAGACACCAGAAAAAGAAAAAGCGACTAGTTCGCCGTCTTGTCATGTTTGCCCTTTTAGTGATGATCGTTGCTGGCTCTATGGTGATTTACCATGTCAACCAACAGTCTCTGTACGCGGATAAGCACCAGAAGTACGAAGAACTTCAACAGGAAATGAGCACGTTGGAAAAAGAACAAAAAGATTTGAATGAGGAAATCAAGCTATTGAATGATGAAGAATACGTTCTGCAAATTGCCAGAACCAATTATTTCTATTCAAAAGAGGGCGAAATCATATTTAAAATGCCAAATGAAGACCCTTCATATTGA